CGACGGCCTGTTGGATGTCCTGGTCGGTGATGCTCTTGAAGATCTTCTGGCCCTGGTCGTCGGCGGTGCCGGTGGCGTTCTTGGCCCAGGCGCCGGCATAGCAGTCGGCCTGCAACTCCAGCTTCACCGAGAGCGCGTTGGCGTTCTGCGGGTCACGCTGCTGCTGGCGGCGCATCTGCGCCTCGGTGCCGAGCAGGTCCTGCACGTGGTGCCCGTACTCGTGGGCCAGGACGTACGGCTGGGCGAACTCGCCCTCGGCGCCGAGCTGGTCGGCGAGCAGGCGGTAGAAGGTGAGGTCGATGTAGACCAGGTCGTCGGCCGGGCAGTAGAACGGGCCGACCCCCGAGTCGGCCGCGCCGCAGCCGGTGCTGACGTTCTGGCTGAAGAACACCGTCTTGGACGGCTTGTACTGCTCGCCGAACACCTCCGGCATGGCGGTGCGCCAGTAGGCCTGGATGGAGTTGACGTAGAGCGTGTTGCGGCAGTCGAGCTGCTCCAGCGCGTCCTGCGCGGAGCATTTCTGCTCCAGCGAGGCGTTGTCGCCCTGGTCCGAACCGCCGCCGTTGGTGGCCGCGTTGAGGCCGAAACCGCCGCCCACGAGGGCGACGAGCACGGCGATGATGATGCCCACGATCCCGCCCCGGCCACCGCCGATCGGGATCGGGATGCCCATCCCGCCCCCTCCGCCGGACCCTCGCCGGTCGTCCACCTGGCTGGTGTCGACCCGCGCGTTCTCATTCAGCTCCATGTTGACCCCGATCACCGATGTGTCCGTGTGTGGTGGTTGCGGTACCGGACCGGGTCCGGACGGCGGATTCGGTACCCGATGATCTTGCACGGTAATCCGGCGGGACGGGTGCGACGCGCCCGGTACACTTGTGCCGTGCTGCGCTGCGAAGGCTGAACCGCCCCGCGCCGACGGAGATGACGATCCGCCGGCGCTTTCGCGTGCCCTGAGTCAGCCCTTCCGGACCCGAGAGCGAGTCTTCCGAAATGATCACTGCCACCGGCCTGGAACTGCGCGCCGGTTCCCGGATCCTGCTGTCCGACACCACCCTGCGGGTGCAGCCCGGAGACCGGATCGGCCTGGTCGGGCGCAACGGCGCCGGCAAGACCACCACCCTCAAGGTGCTCGCCGGGGAGGGCCAGCCGTACGCCGGGCAGATCGACCGGCGCAGCGCCATCGGCTACCTGCCGCAGGACCCGCGTACCGGCGACCTGGAGGTCACCGGCCGGGACCGGGTGCTCTCCGCCCGTGGCCTGGACGTGCTGATGGCGCAGATGACGGAACTGGAGAACAAGCTCGCCGAGGGCGCCGACGACGAGCGGCTGGTCCGCCGCTACGGCGCGCTGGAGGACCAGTTCGCCTCGCTCGGCGGGTACGCGGCCGAGGCCGAGGCGGCCCGGATCTGCGCCAACCTGGGCCTGCCCGACCGCGCCCTGGCACAGACCATCGGCACCCTCTCCGGCGGCCAGCGCCGCCGCATCGAGCTGGCCCGGATCCTGTTCCGCGACGCGGGCGAGAACGGCGGCGGCATCCTGCTGCTCGACGAGCCCACCAACCACCTCGACGCCGACTCGATCACCTGGCTGCGTGGCTTCCTCGCCAACCACAAGGGCGGCCTGATCGTGATCTCCCACGACGGGTCGCTGCTGGAGTCCGTGGTCAACAAGGTGTGGTTCCTGGACGCCACCCGGTCCGTGGTCGACACCTACA
The genomic region above belongs to Micromonospora sp. WMMD1128 and contains:
- a CDS encoding neutral zinc metallopeptidase, with protein sequence MELNENARVDTSQVDDRRGSGGGGGMGIPIPIGGGRGGIVGIIIAVLVALVGGGFGLNAATNGGGSDQGDNASLEQKCSAQDALEQLDCRNTLYVNSIQAYWRTAMPEVFGEQYKPSKTVFFSQNVSTGCGAADSGVGPFYCPADDLVYIDLTFYRLLADQLGAEGEFAQPYVLAHEYGHHVQDLLGTEAQMRRQQQRDPQNANALSVKLELQADCYAGAWAKNATGTADDQGQKIFKSITDQDIQQAVDTAEKIGDDAIQQRSGRPVNPDEFTHGTSEQRQQWFTKGFTTGDPKVCDTFGGGQ